One Actinosynnema pretiosum DNA segment encodes these proteins:
- a CDS encoding zinc-binding dehydrogenase, which yields MRLVRMAEFGGPEVLRVEQAPDPVPGAGRVLVEVVWAAITFVETQVRAGNAPWPVRVPLVPGGGVAGVVTAVGEGVGGELLGRAVAASTGGSGGYAERVVDAVEAVVVPDGVGLDEAAALIADGRTAVLNLAAAGLAVGGPAVGEPVESGAAVGEPAVGLGGAAASGAGKRVLVLAAAGGVGSLLVQLATAAGAEVVGAAGGARKVELVRGLGAARAADYSAAGWEDLVGEVDVVFDGVGGPLGRAACGLLRPGGRMLCYGLASGEWTAVDPGDAARRGIELVRPGRPAPERIRAAFREALRHAADGTLAPVVGQWFPLERAADAHAAIEARRTVGKTLLRVG from the coding sequence GTGCGGTTGGTGCGGATGGCGGAGTTCGGCGGGCCCGAGGTGCTGCGGGTGGAGCAGGCGCCCGACCCGGTGCCCGGTGCGGGGCGGGTGCTGGTGGAGGTGGTGTGGGCGGCGATCACGTTCGTGGAAACGCAGGTGCGGGCCGGTAACGCTCCGTGGCCGGTTCGGGTGCCGCTGGTGCCGGGTGGCGGGGTGGCCGGAGTGGTGACCGCGGTGGGGGAGGGGGTCGGCGGGGAGCTGCTGGGGCGGGCGGTGGCGGCGAGCACCGGGGGGAGCGGGGGGTACGCCGAGCGGGTGGTGGACGCGGTGGAGGCGGTGGTGGTGCCGGACGGGGTCGGGCTGGACGAGGCGGCGGCGCTGATCGCGGACGGGCGGACGGCGGTGCTGAACCTGGCGGCGGCGGGGTTGGCGGTGGGAGGGCCTGCGGTGGGCGAGCCTGTGGAGAGCGGCGCCGCGGTGGGCGAGCCTGCGGTCGGGCTGGGCGGCGCCGCGGCGAGCGGGGCGGGGAAGCGGGTGCTGGTGCTCGCCGCGGCCGGTGGGGTGGGGAGCCTGCTGGTCCAACTGGCGACGGCCGCGGGTGCGGAGGTGGTGGGCGCGGCGGGTGGGGCCCGCAAGGTCGAGCTGGTCCGCGGACTGGGGGCCGCGCGCGCCGCGGACTACTCGGCCGCCGGGTGGGAGGACCTGGTCGGCGAGGTGGACGTGGTGTTCGACGGGGTGGGCGGCCCGCTCGGGCGGGCGGCGTGCGGACTGCTGCGGCCGGGTGGGCGGATGCTCTGCTACGGCCTGGCGAGCGGCGAGTGGACCGCCGTCGACCCCGGTGACGCGGCCCGGCGCGGGATCGAGCTGGTGCGGCCGGGGCGACCGGCGCCCGAGCGGATCAGGGCGGCCTTCCGGGAGGCGCTGCGGCACGCGGCGGACGGGACGCTCGCACCCGTCGTGGGCCAGTGGTTCCCGCTCGAGCGGGCGGCCGACGCCCACGCCGCGATCGAGGCCCGCCGGACCGTGGGCAAGACGCTCCTGCGGGTCGGCTGA
- a CDS encoding glycoside hydrolase family 9 protein yields the protein MTQAYERIVNGSFASGTADPWWAGSGVTNRLVDGELCARVPGGTANPWDALIGQNGVPFEAGQQYVLKFTARADRARPAAAALGEGVSPYRQIAKQDVQLTTERQSFTFTFTSELDFPDAGAGQLTFHLGALAEDSTVCVDDVSLVGGVKPPGGEPTGPSRKVLVDQVGYLPKGPKRATALHPSTSPQPWTLTRGGATVARGTTTPKPADAASGDPVHLVDFSAVETAGEGYVLTVGEESSFPFDIGTSHLGDLRTDALKFFYHQRSGTPIEAAHVGETYARPAGHVDVAPNKGDSAVGCLVDCGYTLDVRGGWYDAGDHGKYVVNGGISVWQVLNSYERAKLKGTEAALGDGKLNIPESGNGVPDVLDEARWEVEFLLRMQAPDGMVHHKIHDVNWTGLPLLPHQDPQARRLSPTSTAATLNTAAVAAQAARLWRSVDPAFADRALAAAERAYAAAKANPAKLADPNDATGGGAYNDNDVSDEFYWAAAELLTTTGKSGYRADVTSSPHYKAAALNGRGVDWGYTAPLGDVTLALVPNTLPAADVAATKARFAQVADGMLAQAAAQNYPAPYDTATYDWGSNGLVANNGGVLSIAFDLTGQAKYRDGAFEALHYLLGRNPVGYSYVTGYGEQPVRNVHHRHWANQLDPSLPIAPPGVLSGGPNSALQDPIAARLLQGCAPQKCFVDHIEAYSVNEVTVNWNSALVWLASWAAEVAEAPQQPEGGCSVSYQANSWQGGFTANLVVRNTGATAWTAWELGFSFPGDQRITQSWSGVWSQEGSRVRATNVAWNGAVRPGGSVTLGFNGSHGGTNQPPAAFTVNGARCSVG from the coding sequence GTGACGCAGGCCTACGAGCGGATCGTCAACGGGTCGTTCGCCTCCGGCACCGCCGACCCCTGGTGGGCGGGCTCCGGCGTGACCAACCGGCTCGTCGACGGCGAGCTGTGCGCGCGGGTCCCCGGCGGCACCGCCAACCCGTGGGACGCCCTGATCGGCCAGAACGGCGTCCCGTTCGAGGCGGGCCAGCAGTACGTGCTGAAGTTCACCGCCCGCGCCGACCGCGCGCGCCCGGCCGCCGCCGCGCTCGGCGAGGGCGTCAGCCCGTACCGCCAGATCGCCAAGCAGGACGTGCAGCTCACCACCGAGCGCCAGAGCTTCACCTTCACCTTCACCTCGGAGCTGGACTTCCCCGACGCGGGAGCGGGCCAGCTGACCTTCCACCTCGGCGCGCTGGCCGAGGACAGCACGGTCTGCGTGGACGACGTCTCCCTCGTCGGCGGGGTGAAGCCGCCGGGCGGCGAGCCCACCGGCCCGTCGCGCAAGGTCCTCGTCGACCAGGTCGGCTACCTGCCGAAGGGCCCGAAGCGCGCCACCGCGCTGCACCCGTCGACCTCCCCGCAGCCGTGGACCCTGACCAGGGGCGGCGCCACCGTCGCGCGCGGCACCACCACCCCGAAGCCCGCCGACGCGGCCTCGGGCGACCCGGTGCACCTGGTCGACTTCTCCGCCGTGGAGACCGCAGGCGAGGGCTACGTGCTCACCGTCGGCGAGGAGTCGAGCTTCCCGTTCGACATCGGCACCTCCCACCTGGGGGACCTGCGCACCGACGCGCTGAAGTTCTTCTACCACCAGCGCAGCGGCACCCCGATCGAGGCCGCCCACGTGGGTGAGACCTACGCCCGCCCGGCCGGTCACGTCGACGTCGCCCCGAACAAGGGCGACAGCGCCGTCGGCTGCCTGGTGGACTGCGGCTACACCCTGGACGTGCGGGGCGGCTGGTACGACGCGGGCGACCACGGCAAGTACGTGGTCAACGGCGGCATCTCGGTCTGGCAGGTGCTCAACTCCTACGAGCGCGCCAAGCTCAAGGGCACCGAGGCCGCGCTCGGCGACGGGAAGCTGAACATCCCGGAGAGCGGCAACGGCGTGCCGGACGTGCTGGACGAGGCCCGCTGGGAGGTCGAGTTCCTGCTCCGGATGCAGGCCCCGGACGGCATGGTCCACCACAAGATCCACGACGTGAACTGGACCGGCCTCCCCCTGCTCCCGCACCAGGACCCGCAGGCCCGCAGGCTGTCCCCGACGAGCACCGCGGCGACCCTGAACACCGCGGCCGTGGCGGCGCAGGCCGCGCGGCTGTGGCGCTCGGTCGACCCGGCGTTCGCCGACCGTGCCCTCGCGGCGGCCGAGCGGGCCTACGCGGCGGCGAAGGCCAACCCGGCCAAGCTCGCCGACCCGAACGACGCCACCGGCGGCGGCGCGTACAACGACAACGACGTCAGCGACGAGTTCTACTGGGCGGCGGCCGAGCTGCTCACCACCACCGGCAAGTCCGGCTACCGCGCCGACGTCACCTCGTCGCCGCACTACAAGGCGGCGGCGCTGAACGGCCGCGGCGTCGACTGGGGGTACACCGCGCCGCTGGGCGACGTGACGCTCGCGCTGGTCCCGAACACCCTGCCCGCCGCCGACGTCGCGGCGACCAAGGCCCGGTTCGCGCAGGTCGCGGACGGGATGCTGGCGCAGGCGGCGGCGCAGAACTACCCGGCCCCGTACGACACCGCGACCTACGACTGGGGTTCGAACGGGCTGGTCGCCAACAACGGCGGCGTGCTCAGCATCGCGTTCGACCTGACCGGCCAGGCCAAGTACCGGGACGGCGCGTTCGAGGCGCTGCACTACCTGCTGGGCCGCAACCCGGTCGGGTACTCGTACGTCACCGGGTACGGGGAGCAGCCGGTGCGGAACGTGCACCACCGGCACTGGGCGAACCAGCTGGACCCGTCGCTGCCGATCGCGCCCCCCGGCGTGCTGTCGGGCGGTCCGAACAGCGCGCTGCAGGACCCGATCGCGGCCAGGCTGCTCCAGGGCTGCGCGCCGCAGAAGTGCTTCGTGGACCACATCGAGGCGTACTCGGTCAACGAGGTCACGGTGAACTGGAACTCGGCGCTGGTGTGGCTGGCCTCGTGGGCGGCGGAGGTCGCCGAGGCCCCGCAGCAGCCGGAGGGCGGCTGCTCGGTGTCGTACCAGGCCAACTCGTGGCAGGGCGGCTTCACCGCGAACCTGGTGGTGCGCAACACCGGCGCCACCGCGTGGACGGCCTGGGAGCTGGGCTTCTCGTTCCCCGGCGACCAGCGGATCACCCAGTCCTGGTCCGGGGTGTGGAGCCAGGAGGGCAGCCGGGTGCGCGCGACCAACGTGGCCTGGAACGGCGCGGTGCGGCCGGGCGGGTCGGTGACCCTCGGGTTCAACGGCTCGCACGGCGGGACCAACCAGCCGCCCGCGGCCTTCACGGTGAACGGGGCTCGCTGCTCGGTCGGGTAG
- a CDS encoding SDR family oxidoreductase, with product MKSGVFVITGATRGIGAATARMAERDGYRVVLAARDVDALRHREGGNVRVRACDVRSWEQVSGLFEWVLAEWGRVDVVLANAGVSVDTSFTTDDGDPPDTWTDMVVTNVCGPAFTARAAMPALIASRGHLLLTGSASGRGVRPGNLYSATKWAVTGLAQGLRAECVGTGVRVTVVQPGLTDTGCVPASRADDPKLAPEDVGRAVMYAVSQPPGVDVNEILLRPVGQAAHR from the coding sequence ATGAAATCAGGGGTTTTCGTGATCACGGGCGCAACGCGGGGCATCGGCGCGGCCACCGCGCGCATGGCCGAGCGGGACGGCTACCGGGTCGTGCTCGCCGCGCGCGACGTCGACGCCCTGCGCCACCGGGAGGGCGGGAACGTGCGCGTCCGCGCCTGCGACGTCCGCTCCTGGGAGCAGGTCTCCGGCCTGTTCGAGTGGGTCCTGGCGGAGTGGGGGCGGGTCGACGTGGTGCTCGCCAACGCCGGGGTCAGCGTCGACACCTCCTTCACCACCGACGACGGCGACCCGCCGGACACCTGGACCGACATGGTCGTCACCAACGTGTGCGGCCCCGCGTTCACCGCCCGCGCCGCCATGCCCGCCCTGATCGCCTCGCGCGGGCACCTGCTGCTCACCGGCTCCGCCTCCGGGCGCGGCGTGCGGCCGGGGAACCTCTACTCGGCCACCAAGTGGGCCGTCACCGGGCTGGCGCAGGGCCTCCGGGCCGAGTGCGTCGGCACCGGCGTGCGGGTCACCGTCGTGCAGCCGGGGCTGACCGACACCGGGTGCGTGCCCGCCTCGCGCGCGGACGACCCGAAGCTCGCGCCCGAGGACGTCGGCCGCGCCGTCATGTACGCCGTCTCGCAGCCGCCCGGCGTGGACGTCAACGAGATCCTGCTGCGGCCCGTCGGGCAGGCCGCGCACCGCTAG
- a CDS encoding serine hydrolase → MTGIDRLGDVMGSEQFKRRAALGLGGAAAATVALGGVASAQPTAASEGVDWESLIPTSADLSRLKINWTYQAQKALAGGTWSSHIAFSDPDGTLKPAVEDNADRVVEAYSVNKIAVAVAVLDKVDRGLLALDQRVDVTEAIVIQDTDGIFGLDGAYPSSVTLGHVLATLLTVSDNTAVRLCGLVVPALELNEILRSKGFTATQVVPVANPNRFFLGTTTPRETFTLLQKLVRGELLSAASTAHLLTVLRSLTSFNDGIRARLTSPERLNVATKAGWFDDGRNEAGVVFDPQGKPMITYALFASGAFRGDTASHLEDYGATHPAARARAGIGRAMYDSVLRVTANTPRVFRSRGHQPYNGG, encoded by the coding sequence GTGACCGGCATCGACCGATTGGGGGATGTCATGGGGAGTGAGCAGTTCAAGCGCCGGGCCGCGCTGGGCCTCGGCGGCGCGGCGGCGGCCACGGTCGCGCTCGGCGGCGTCGCGTCGGCGCAGCCGACGGCCGCGAGCGAGGGCGTCGACTGGGAGTCGCTCATCCCGACCAGCGCGGACCTGTCCCGACTGAAGATCAACTGGACCTACCAGGCGCAGAAGGCGCTCGCGGGCGGCACCTGGTCCTCGCACATCGCGTTCAGCGACCCGGACGGCACGCTCAAGCCCGCCGTCGAGGACAACGCGGACCGCGTGGTCGAGGCGTACAGCGTCAACAAGATCGCGGTCGCGGTCGCGGTGCTGGACAAGGTCGACCGGGGGCTGCTCGCGCTCGACCAGCGGGTCGACGTGACCGAGGCCATCGTCATCCAGGACACCGACGGCATCTTCGGCCTGGACGGCGCGTACCCCAGCTCGGTGACGCTCGGGCACGTCCTGGCGACGCTGCTCACCGTCTCGGACAACACCGCGGTGCGGCTGTGCGGCCTGGTGGTCCCGGCGCTGGAGCTGAACGAGATCCTGCGGTCCAAGGGCTTCACGGCCACCCAGGTGGTGCCGGTGGCGAACCCGAACCGGTTCTTCCTCGGCACGACCACCCCGCGCGAGACGTTCACGCTGCTGCAGAAGCTGGTGCGCGGCGAGCTGCTGTCGGCGGCGTCCACGGCGCACCTGCTGACCGTGCTGCGGTCGCTGACCTCGTTCAACGACGGCATCCGGGCGCGGCTGACCTCCCCGGAGCGGTTGAACGTGGCCACCAAGGCGGGCTGGTTCGACGACGGGCGCAACGAGGCGGGCGTCGTGTTCGACCCCCAGGGCAAGCCGATGATCACCTACGCGCTGTTCGCGTCCGGCGCGTTCCGGGGCGACACGGCCTCGCACCTGGAGGACTACGGCGCCACCCACCCGGCCGCGCGCGCCCGCGCGGGCATCGGCCGGGCCATGTACGACTCGGTGCTGCGGGTCACCGCGAACACCCCCAGGGTGTTCCGCTCGCGCGGGCACCAGCCGTACAACGGCGGCTGA
- a CDS encoding Dyp-type peroxidase — protein MTGLVRLNAARPGESDPPLRVSREVQGNVLAAFNKDHQQLRFLRFGDARLARTWLAGMLGHVSVTADVEDFNEAFSLGRATFGEDPATLRATWVNLSLTAPGVLAVAADPTAAEADLRAVDPLLVEGALARAAANGDTGESGPGGWVFGGAGSAVHAVVTVASDTRERLRATTRQLDLLDRLLGVRRLHVQDGETLPGALAGHEHFGYKDGISQPAVRGFHREDPARPGRRLDHPGAVLVNAGEFVLGHRTEREVEPVVAAWLRDGSIQVVRRLSQDVAGWRAAVEAHARAVAPEVGPERMGSLLVGRRLDGTPLARPTGPVENDFDYADDPLGTTTPCTSHIRKTNPRSFTDPSPRTHRIMRRGIPFGPPHDAEPGAERGLVFVAHCTSLAEQFEFQQRAWANDPSFAGGATGAPTGTDPVIGVEGGGTVEAGGSRGELGFRRFVRTTGAVYALVPSVSALRLLAAGRPLPR, from the coding sequence ATGACCGGGCTTGTGCGCCTGAACGCCGCTCGACCGGGCGAGTCGGACCCGCCGCTGCGGGTGTCGCGCGAGGTTCAGGGGAACGTGCTGGCCGCGTTCAACAAGGACCACCAGCAGCTCAGGTTCCTGCGGTTCGGGGACGCGCGGCTGGCGCGGACGTGGCTGGCCGGGATGCTCGGCCACGTGTCGGTGACCGCCGACGTCGAGGACTTCAACGAGGCGTTCTCGCTGGGGCGGGCGACGTTCGGCGAGGACCCGGCGACGCTGCGGGCGACCTGGGTGAACCTGTCGCTGACCGCGCCGGGCGTGCTGGCCGTGGCCGCCGACCCGACCGCGGCGGAGGCGGACCTGCGCGCGGTCGACCCGCTGCTGGTGGAGGGGGCGCTGGCGCGGGCGGCGGCGAACGGGGACACCGGGGAGTCCGGACCAGGGGGGTGGGTGTTCGGCGGGGCGGGGAGCGCGGTGCACGCGGTGGTCACGGTGGCCTCGGACACGCGGGAGCGGTTGCGGGCGACGACCCGGCAGCTGGACCTGCTGGACCGGTTGCTGGGGGTGCGGCGGCTGCACGTGCAGGACGGGGAGACGCTGCCGGGGGCGCTGGCCGGTCACGAGCACTTCGGCTACAAGGACGGGATCTCGCAGCCCGCCGTGCGCGGTTTCCACCGCGAGGACCCGGCCCGACCGGGGCGCAGGTTGGACCACCCTGGGGCGGTGCTGGTGAACGCGGGCGAGTTCGTGCTCGGGCACCGCACGGAGCGGGAGGTGGAGCCGGTGGTGGCCGCGTGGTTGAGGGACGGGTCGATCCAGGTGGTGCGCAGGCTGAGCCAGGACGTGGCCGGGTGGCGGGCGGCGGTGGAGGCGCACGCGCGGGCGGTGGCGCCGGAGGTCGGGCCGGAGCGGATGGGGTCGCTGCTGGTGGGCAGGAGGCTGGACGGAACCCCGCTCGCGCGGCCGACCGGGCCGGTGGAGAACGACTTCGACTACGCGGACGACCCCCTGGGCACGACGACCCCGTGCACGTCCCACATCCGCAAGACGAACCCCCGCTCGTTCACGGACCCGTCCCCGAGGACGCACCGGATCATGCGCAGGGGCATCCCGTTCGGCCCGCCGCACGACGCGGAGCCGGGGGCGGAGCGGGGGTTGGTGTTCGTGGCGCACTGCACGTCGCTGGCGGAGCAGTTCGAGTTCCAGCAGCGGGCGTGGGCGAACGACCCGTCGTTCGCGGGCGGGGCGACGGGGGCGCCGACCGGGACGGACCCGGTGATCGGGGTCGAGGGCGGGGGGACGGTGGAGGCGGGAGGGAGCCGGGGCGAACTGGGCTTCCGGCGCTTCGTGCGCACCACGGGCGCGGTGTACGCCCTGGTGCCGTCGGTGAGCGCGCTGAGGCTGCTGGCAGCGGGCAGACCACTGCCCCGCTAG
- a CDS encoding LacI family DNA-binding transcriptional regulator produces the protein MALRQVTLAEVARHAGVSLATASRVLNGSTRQVSDELRDKVVGSAEQLGYLPNAAAQALARNSSVLVGLVVHDIADPYFSSIAAGVTRVAEEAGMVLVLGTTNRDPEREVELVNTLRAHRARALVIAGSRTTDRASTARLAEEVAAFTAQGGRVACISQAKLGADTVVPGNRAGARALARELAALGHRRFAVLSGPNDLVVARDRLSGFRQGLADAGLELPDHAVFPSEFTRDGGHRAVTDLLAAKTGATCVFAVNDVMATGAVAALRERGLDVPGDVSVAGFDDIPTLRDLQPPLSTVRLPLEQMGERAARLVLDEVGGPPRTVRVAGEVVLRASTARPAGTGLR, from the coding sequence TTGGCGTTGCGGCAGGTCACGCTGGCCGAGGTGGCCAGGCACGCGGGGGTCTCGCTGGCGACGGCCTCGCGCGTGCTCAACGGCAGCACCCGGCAGGTCAGCGACGAGCTCAGGGACAAGGTCGTCGGCAGCGCCGAGCAGCTCGGCTACCTGCCGAACGCCGCCGCGCAGGCGCTCGCCCGCAACAGCAGCGTGCTCGTGGGCCTGGTGGTGCACGACATCGCCGACCCCTACTTCTCCAGCATCGCGGCCGGTGTGACGAGGGTCGCCGAGGAGGCGGGCATGGTGCTCGTGCTGGGCACCACGAACCGCGACCCGGAGCGCGAGGTCGAGCTGGTCAACACGCTCCGCGCGCACCGCGCCCGCGCCCTGGTGATCGCGGGCAGCCGCACCACCGACCGGGCGTCGACGGCGCGCCTCGCCGAGGAGGTCGCCGCGTTCACCGCGCAGGGCGGCCGGGTGGCGTGCATCTCCCAGGCCAAGCTGGGCGCCGACACGGTCGTGCCCGGCAACCGGGCGGGCGCCCGCGCGCTCGCCAGGGAGCTGGCCGCGCTCGGGCACCGGAGGTTCGCCGTGCTCTCCGGCCCGAACGACCTGGTCGTGGCCCGCGACCGCCTCTCCGGCTTCCGCCAGGGCCTGGCCGACGCGGGCCTCGAGCTGCCCGACCACGCGGTCTTCCCGAGCGAGTTCACCAGGGACGGCGGTCACCGCGCGGTGACCGACCTGCTGGCCGCGAAAACTGGCGCGACCTGCGTGTTCGCCGTCAACGACGTCATGGCGACCGGCGCGGTCGCGGCGCTGCGCGAGCGCGGGCTGGACGTGCCCGGCGACGTGTCCGTCGCGGGCTTCGACGACATCCCGACGCTGCGCGACCTCCAGCCCCCGCTGAGCACCGTGCGACTGCCGTTGGAGCAGATGGGCGAGCGGGCCGCGCGCCTGGTCCTGGACGAGGTCGGCGGCCCGCCACGCACGGTGCGCGTCGCAGGTGAGGTGGTGCTCCGGGCCAGCACGGCTCGACCTGCGGGAACCGGACTGCGCTGA
- a CDS encoding hemolysin family protein, whose amino-acid sequence MTGILLSVLGLLAVVALTAGTFIAVAAEFSLTALERSTVESHVAHVGDAKAKAVDKAHRSLSFQLSGAQLAITFTTLITGYIAEPAIAQLLSPGLTAVGVPTSVAAPISLAIALALATTLSMVFGELVPKNLAISRPLETARAVAGMQAAFSSVFRWLINGMNGAANWMVRRLGVEPAEELASARSPQELGALVRSSAEHGTIDEGTAALLGRSLRFGDRTAGELMTPRVRVESLRADATVLDLVAKARETGKSRFPVHSGDLDEVRGIVHVKQAFSVPRERRATTPLSALTRPVQTVPETLEGDALLDRLRASGLQTALVVDEYGGTAGLVTLEDVVEEIVGDVRDEHDRRESAPVRALGGDSWMVSGLLRDDEVAEATGFRMPEGDYETLAGLVLSELGRIPDVGDEVHLDGWRITVMQMEKHRVAELRVARVESAETGVSR is encoded by the coding sequence GTGACTGGAATCCTGCTGAGCGTGCTCGGCCTGCTGGCCGTCGTGGCGCTGACCGCGGGCACGTTCATCGCGGTCGCGGCGGAGTTCTCGCTGACCGCGCTGGAGCGGAGCACAGTCGAATCGCACGTCGCCCACGTGGGCGACGCCAAGGCCAAGGCCGTCGACAAGGCCCACCGGTCCCTGTCGTTCCAGCTCTCCGGAGCTCAGCTGGCCATCACGTTCACCACCCTGATCACCGGCTACATCGCCGAACCGGCCATCGCGCAACTGCTGTCTCCGGGTCTGACGGCGGTGGGGGTTCCCACGTCCGTCGCGGCCCCGATCTCGCTGGCCATCGCGCTGGCGCTGGCCACGACGCTGTCGATGGTGTTCGGCGAGCTGGTCCCGAAGAACCTGGCGATCTCCAGACCGCTGGAGACGGCGCGGGCCGTGGCCGGGATGCAGGCCGCGTTCTCGTCGGTCTTCCGCTGGTTGATCAACGGCATGAACGGCGCGGCGAACTGGATGGTGCGCAGGCTCGGCGTCGAGCCCGCGGAGGAGCTGGCCTCGGCCCGCTCGCCGCAGGAGCTGGGCGCGCTGGTCCGCTCCAGCGCCGAGCACGGCACGATCGACGAGGGCACGGCCGCCCTGCTGGGCCGGTCGCTGCGCTTCGGCGACCGCACGGCGGGCGAGCTGATGACCCCGCGCGTGCGGGTGGAGTCGCTGCGCGCCGACGCGACCGTGCTCGACCTGGTCGCCAAGGCCCGCGAGACGGGCAAGTCCCGCTTCCCGGTGCACTCGGGCGACCTGGACGAGGTGCGCGGCATCGTGCACGTCAAGCAGGCGTTCAGCGTGCCGCGCGAGCGCCGGGCCACCACGCCGCTGTCGGCGCTGACCAGGCCGGTGCAGACGGTGCCGGAGACCCTGGAGGGCGACGCGCTGCTGGACCGGCTGCGCGCGTCCGGGTTGCAGACCGCGCTGGTCGTCGACGAGTACGGCGGCACGGCCGGGCTGGTCACCCTGGAGGACGTGGTGGAGGAGATCGTCGGCGACGTGCGCGACGAGCACGACCGCCGCGAGTCCGCGCCGGTGCGCGCGCTGGGCGGGGACAGCTGGATGGTCTCCGGTCTGCTGCGCGACGACGAGGTGGCCGAGGCGACCGGGTTCCGGATGCCCGAGGGCGACTACGAGACCCTCGCGGGTCTGGTGCTGTCCGAGCTGGGGCGCATCCCGGACGTCGGTGACGAGGTTCACCTGGACGGGTGGCGGATCACGGTGATGCAGATGGAGAAGCACCGGGTGGCCGAGCTGCGGGTGGCCAGGGTCGAGTCGGCCGAGACGGGGGTGTCCCGGTGA
- a CDS encoding hemolysin family protein, with translation MSDGWLLVMTFVLLGCNAFFVGAEFALISARRDRLESMVERGVARAALVIKASREVSLMLAGAQLGITICSLLLGRLGEPAVAHLIEGALHPLSIPPVVLHGVSFAIAMMLVVVAHILLGEMVPKNLAIANPERLAIWLVPVHVAFVKVVRPFISLFNIAANGVLRLMKVEPKDELESAYTSDELSLLISQSRQEGLLEDSEHRRLAQTLSSAERTVADVLVPLDRVTSLSARPTMAEVESAVTETGFSRFPVRSTDDLIGYLHVKDVLDLAEAGEGATVPPGRVRGLPEVPVGARLDEALASLRRSQSHLAKAVGPDGATRGVVALEDLVEEYVGTVRDGTHVRREV, from the coding sequence GTGAGCGACGGCTGGCTGCTGGTCATGACGTTCGTCCTGCTCGGGTGCAACGCGTTCTTCGTCGGCGCGGAGTTCGCGCTGATCAGCGCCCGTCGGGACCGGTTGGAGAGCATGGTGGAGCGCGGGGTGGCCCGCGCCGCGCTGGTGATCAAGGCCAGTCGCGAGGTGTCGCTGATGCTGGCGGGCGCGCAGCTGGGCATCACGATCTGCTCGCTGCTGCTGGGCCGCCTCGGCGAGCCCGCCGTGGCGCACCTGATCGAGGGCGCGCTGCACCCGCTGTCGATCCCGCCGGTGGTGCTGCACGGGGTGTCGTTCGCGATCGCCATGATGCTGGTGGTGGTGGCGCACATCCTGCTGGGCGAGATGGTGCCGAAGAACCTGGCCATCGCGAACCCGGAGCGGTTGGCGATCTGGCTGGTGCCGGTGCACGTGGCGTTCGTCAAGGTCGTTCGGCCGTTCATCAGCCTGTTCAACATCGCGGCCAACGGGGTGCTGCGGTTGATGAAGGTGGAGCCGAAGGACGAGCTGGAGTCGGCGTACACCTCGGACGAGCTGTCGCTGCTGATCTCGCAGTCGCGGCAGGAGGGGTTGCTGGAGGACTCCGAGCACCGGCGGTTGGCGCAGACGCTGTCGTCGGCGGAGCGGACCGTGGCGGACGTGCTGGTGCCGCTGGACCGGGTGACGTCGCTGTCGGCGCGGCCGACGATGGCGGAGGTCGAGTCGGCGGTGACGGAGACGGGGTTCTCCCGGTTCCCGGTGCGGTCGACCGATGACCTGATCGGGTACCTGCACGTGAAGGACGTGCTGGACCTGGCCGAGGCCGGTGAGGGCGCGACTGTTCCTCCGGGGCGGGTGCGCGGGTTGCCGGAGGTGCCGGTGGGCGCGAGGTTGGACGAGGCGCTGGCGTCGCTGCGGCGCTCGCAGAGCCACCTGGCGAAGGCCGTCGGCCCGGACGGCGCCACGCGTGGTGTCGTGGCCCTGGAGGACCTGGTGGAGGAGTACGTGGGGACCGTCCGCGACGGGACGCACGTGCGCCGCGAGGTGTGA